In Luteimonas sp. MC1750, the following proteins share a genomic window:
- a CDS encoding ligase-associated DNA damage response exonuclease, which produces MGQRDLVVATPEGLYCPAGDFHIDPWRPVPRAVITHGHGDHARVGMGSYHVVAEGLPILRWRLGEQDYQVHDAGNRFRLGGATLSFHPAGHVLGSSQVRIEAGGEVWVASGDYKRDHDPTCAPFEVVPCDVFITESTFGLPIYRWPPTSAVAREIVDWRDECATNGEVAILYCYALGKAQRVLAELAAHTDRPAYVHGAIDAGVQVYRELGIPMLETRRVADEARGADFAGELVLAPPSAAGSPWIRRFRRAQQGFASGWMRIRGNRRRRNYDRGFVVSDHADWPALLRTAHETGARRVIATHGDTDALVRVLNAQGIETGVFATGYGEDD; this is translated from the coding sequence ATGGGGCAACGCGACCTGGTGGTGGCCACGCCGGAGGGGCTGTATTGCCCCGCCGGCGATTTCCATATCGATCCCTGGCGACCGGTGCCGCGCGCGGTGATCACGCACGGGCATGGCGACCACGCGCGCGTGGGAATGGGCAGCTACCACGTGGTTGCCGAGGGTTTGCCGATCCTGCGCTGGCGGCTGGGCGAGCAGGACTACCAGGTGCACGACGCCGGTAACCGCTTCCGCCTCGGCGGTGCGACCTTGTCCTTCCATCCGGCCGGCCACGTGCTGGGCTCCAGCCAGGTCCGCATCGAGGCCGGCGGCGAAGTCTGGGTGGCCTCCGGCGACTACAAGCGCGACCACGACCCGACGTGTGCGCCCTTCGAGGTCGTGCCCTGCGACGTCTTCATCACCGAGTCGACGTTCGGCCTTCCGATCTACCGATGGCCGCCGACATCGGCCGTGGCGCGCGAGATCGTGGACTGGCGCGACGAGTGCGCGACAAACGGGGAGGTCGCGATCCTGTACTGCTATGCGCTGGGCAAGGCCCAGCGGGTGCTGGCCGAGCTTGCCGCACACACCGACAGGCCGGCCTATGTGCACGGGGCAATCGACGCCGGCGTGCAGGTGTATCGGGAGCTTGGGATTCCGATGCTCGAGACCCGCCGCGTGGCCGACGAAGCGCGCGGTGCCGACTTCGCCGGCGAGCTGGTGCTCGCACCCCCATCCGCGGCGGGCAGCCCGTGGATCCGCCGCTTCCGCCGCGCCCAGCAGGGTTTCGCCTCGGGCTGGATGCGCATCCGCGGCAACCGGCGCCGGCGCAACTACGACCGCGGCTTCGTGGTGTCCGACCACGCCGACTGGCCGGCGCTGTTGCGCACCGCACACGAGACCGGTGCCCGTCGGGTGATCGCCACACACGGCGACACCGATGCGCTGGTCCGCGTGCTCAACGCGCAGGGCATCGAGACCGGCGTATTCGCGACCGGCTACGGCGAGGACGACTGA
- the pdeM gene encoding ligase-associated DNA damage response endonuclease PdeM, with protein sequence MSHAAELRLAGEPMRLLADRALYWPARERLLIADLHLGKGDIMRAAGIAVPSGGTRHDLDRLHALLVQTGARQLWVLGDFLHGRRHPRVEAEWRALLAAHPGCVASVVAGNHDRALVADAAGIVHLPDDVRDGPFRFRHLPLETADGIGGHVVCGHLHPVARLPGLPGRHPALVLEPGQTILPAFSAFTGGYLLRHTQAWIACAHGELAGNADAPWRRDAP encoded by the coding sequence ATGTCGCACGCGGCTGAGCTGCGGCTGGCCGGCGAGCCGATGCGCCTGCTCGCCGACCGCGCCCTGTACTGGCCCGCGCGCGAGCGGCTGCTTATCGCCGACCTGCACCTGGGCAAGGGCGACATCATGCGCGCGGCGGGAATCGCGGTGCCCAGCGGCGGGACCCGGCACGACCTCGACCGTCTGCACGCGCTGCTCGTGCAGACCGGTGCGCGCCAACTGTGGGTGCTGGGCGACTTCCTGCACGGCCGCCGCCACCCGCGCGTCGAGGCCGAATGGCGCGCGCTGCTGGCCGCACATCCCGGCTGCGTAGCCAGCGTCGTGGCCGGGAACCACGACCGCGCCCTGGTGGCCGACGCGGCCGGCATCGTCCATCTTCCCGACGACGTGCGCGACGGCCCGTTCCGCTTCCGCCACCTCCCGCTGGAGACCGCGGACGGTATCGGCGGCCATGTCGTATGCGGGCACCTGCACCCGGTCGCGCGGCTGCCCGGCCTGCCGGGGCGCCACCCCGCGCTGGTGCTCGAACCCGGGCAGACGATCCTGCCGGCATTTTCCGCGTTCACCGGCGGGTACCTGCTGCGGCACACGCAGGCCTGGATTGCCTGTGCCCACGGCGAGCTGGCCGGCAACGCAGACGCGCCCTGGCGGCGCGACGCGCCTTGA
- a CDS encoding pyridoxamine 5'-phosphate oxidase family protein — MTDSRELEEKFWKALESDRTVMLGLDGQEDGHARPMTGLAEERRSPIWFFTSSENMLVKQLGSGSARASAGFASKGHDLFASIRGNLRVDTDRAVVERLWNPFVGAWYEGKDDPKLRLLRLDAEDAEVWMDANSMVAGVKMLLGIDPKKDYKDKVGEVDLR; from the coding sequence ATGACAGATTCCCGTGAGCTGGAAGAGAAGTTCTGGAAGGCGCTGGAAAGCGATCGCACCGTGATGCTCGGGCTGGATGGCCAGGAAGACGGCCACGCCCGCCCGATGACGGGGCTGGCCGAAGAACGTCGCTCGCCGATCTGGTTCTTCACCTCGTCCGAGAACATGCTGGTGAAGCAGTTGGGCAGCGGCAGTGCGCGCGCCTCGGCGGGCTTCGCTTCAAAGGGACACGACCTGTTTGCCAGCATCCGCGGCAACCTGCGCGTCGACACCGACCGCGCCGTGGTCGAGCGGCTGTGGAATCCCTTCGTCGGCGCGTGGTACGAGGGCAAGGATGATCCCAAGCTGCGCCTCCTGCGCCTGGACGCGGAGGATGCCGAGGTCTGGATGGACGCCAACAGCATGGTCGCGGGCGTCAAGATGCTGCTCGGCATCGACCCGAAGAAGGATTACAAGGACAAGGTCGGCGAAGTCGACCTGCGCTGA
- a CDS encoding DEAD/DEAH box helicase, whose protein sequence is MNASPSPASALVLPGRTAAANDPQGGSTLAAKLEAKYPGRVTGSLVVPGQGGEYAPFPDDLPEALAAALRARGIDRLYSHQARAWEATRAGRHLVVATPTASGKSLCYTLPVVASALRERGKALYLFPTKALAQDQVSELLELNAAGGLGLRAATFDGDTPGDARRAIRVSADIVVSNPDMLHQGILPHHTKWAQFFENLRYVVIDEVHTYRGVFGSHVANVIRRLKRVCAFYGASPTFILCSATIGNAGEHGRALIEAAQGEVDVIDHSGAPRGDRHVLLWNPPVVNPDLGIRASARSQSNRIARLAIRAGLKTLVFCQSRSMVEVLTKYLKEVFDHDPRKPRRIRAYRGGYLPTERRAVEQDMRAGRIDGIVSTSALELGVDIGSLDVVVLNGYPGSISATWQRFGRAGRRQQPSLGVLVASSEALDQYVVRHPEFFAAASPEHARIEPDQPLILLDHIRCAAFELPFRDGDGFGPVEPGPWLEVLAESGVLHHEGERWEWIADSYPAQAVNLRSVADGNFVVVDRTDGRQQIIAEVDYSAAALTLYEGAIHMVQSEPFQVERLDWEGRKAYVRRTRVDYYTDAIDYTKLKVLDDAEQAPAGQGEAHMGEVHVVRRVSGYKKIRFHTHENIGYGPVTLPDQEMHTSAVWWQLPQCVLEDAFERRHEALDGFLGAAHALHLVAQVAVMAESRDLLKAVGSGDGAWFAGRDARGRGQLRGPGEAAFAHDDAHAGEGGTPVPGDANAMLLAGPGRFTPTLYLYDNYPGGVGLSSPLYERRAELVASARAVVAGCDCRGGCPACVGPILEADERASATPRALALRVLDLLDAA, encoded by the coding sequence TTGAACGCCAGTCCCAGTCCCGCCAGCGCCCTCGTCCTTCCCGGGCGCACCGCCGCCGCCAATGATCCGCAGGGCGGCAGCACGCTGGCCGCGAAGCTGGAGGCCAAGTATCCCGGACGCGTGACCGGCAGCCTCGTGGTGCCCGGGCAGGGCGGCGAGTACGCCCCGTTCCCGGACGACCTGCCCGAAGCGCTCGCGGCGGCCCTGCGCGCGCGCGGGATCGACCGCCTGTACAGCCACCAGGCCCGGGCCTGGGAGGCCACGCGGGCCGGGCGCCACCTGGTCGTCGCCACGCCGACCGCATCGGGCAAGTCGCTGTGCTACACGCTGCCGGTGGTCGCCAGCGCGCTGCGCGAACGCGGCAAGGCCCTGTACCTGTTCCCGACCAAGGCCCTGGCCCAGGACCAGGTGAGCGAGCTGCTCGAGCTCAACGCCGCCGGCGGGCTCGGCCTGCGCGCGGCGACCTTCGACGGCGACACCCCCGGCGATGCGCGGCGCGCGATCCGGGTCAGCGCGGACATCGTGGTCAGCAATCCGGACATGCTCCACCAGGGGATCCTGCCCCACCACACCAAGTGGGCGCAGTTCTTCGAGAACCTGCGCTACGTGGTGATCGACGAGGTGCACACCTACCGCGGGGTGTTCGGCAGCCACGTCGCCAACGTCATCCGCCGCCTGAAGCGGGTATGCGCGTTCTATGGCGCGTCGCCGACCTTCATCCTGTGCTCGGCGACCATCGGCAACGCCGGCGAACACGGGCGCGCCCTGATCGAGGCCGCGCAAGGCGAGGTCGACGTGATCGACCACAGCGGCGCGCCGCGCGGCGACCGCCACGTGCTGCTGTGGAATCCGCCGGTGGTGAACCCCGACCTGGGCATCCGCGCATCGGCCCGCTCGCAGTCCAACCGCATCGCCCGGCTGGCGATCCGCGCCGGGCTGAAGACGCTGGTGTTCTGCCAGTCGCGTTCAATGGTGGAAGTGCTGACGAAGTACCTGAAGGAGGTCTTCGACCACGACCCGCGCAAGCCGCGCCGCATCCGCGCCTACCGGGGCGGCTACCTGCCCACCGAGCGCCGCGCGGTGGAGCAGGACATGCGCGCCGGACGCATCGACGGCATCGTCAGCACTTCAGCGCTGGAGCTTGGCGTCGACATCGGCAGCCTCGACGTGGTGGTGCTCAACGGTTATCCGGGCAGCATCTCCGCCACCTGGCAGCGCTTCGGCCGCGCCGGACGGCGGCAGCAGCCCTCTCTGGGCGTGCTGGTGGCGAGTTCCGAGGCGCTGGACCAGTACGTCGTGCGGCATCCGGAGTTCTTTGCCGCGGCCAGCCCGGAGCACGCGCGCATCGAGCCCGACCAGCCGCTGATCCTCCTCGACCACATCCGCTGCGCGGCGTTCGAACTGCCGTTCCGCGATGGCGACGGCTTCGGCCCGGTCGAACCCGGTCCGTGGCTGGAGGTGCTGGCCGAAAGCGGCGTGCTGCACCACGAAGGCGAGCGCTGGGAATGGATCGCCGACAGCTACCCCGCGCAGGCGGTGAACCTGCGCTCGGTGGCCGACGGCAATTTCGTGGTCGTCGACCGCACCGACGGTCGCCAGCAGATCATCGCCGAGGTCGACTATTCGGCCGCCGCGCTCACGCTGTACGAGGGCGCGATCCACATGGTCCAGTCCGAGCCGTTCCAGGTCGAGCGTCTCGACTGGGAAGGCCGCAAGGCCTATGTGCGCCGCACCCGGGTCGACTACTACACCGACGCCATCGACTACACGAAGCTCAAGGTGCTCGATGACGCCGAGCAGGCGCCGGCGGGGCAGGGGGAGGCGCACATGGGCGAAGTGCACGTGGTGCGGCGTGTCTCCGGCTACAAGAAGATCCGTTTCCACACGCACGAGAACATCGGCTACGGTCCGGTGACCCTGCCCGACCAGGAGATGCATACCAGCGCGGTGTGGTGGCAACTGCCGCAGTGCGTGCTCGAGGATGCGTTCGAACGGCGACACGAGGCGCTGGACGGCTTCCTGGGCGCGGCGCATGCGCTGCACCTGGTGGCGCAGGTGGCGGTGATGGCCGAGTCGCGCGACCTGCTGAAGGCGGTCGGCAGCGGCGACGGCGCCTGGTTCGCGGGCCGTGACGCGCGCGGTCGCGGCCAGCTCCGCGGCCCTGGCGAAGCGGCCTTCGCCCACGACGATGCCCATGCAGGGGAGGGCGGAACGCCGGTGCCCGGGGACGCGAACGCGATGCTGCTGGCGGGCCCCGGACGCTTCACGCCCACGCTCTACCTCTATGACAACTACCCGGGCGGCGTGGGCCTGTCGTCGCCGCTGTACGAGCGGCGCGCGGAACTGGTCGCGAGCGCGCGGGCGGTGGTGGCGGGCTGCGACTGCCGCGGTGGCTGCCCGGCCTGCGTGGGGCCGATCCTCGAGGCGGATGAACGCGCGTCGGCCACGCCACGCGCGCTGGCCCTGCGGGTGCTCGACCTGCTGGACGCGGCATGA
- a CDS encoding ribonuclease H-like domain-containing protein, with protein sequence MTALASKLAGLRRQAGAVGEAAAQPRVEAPRAVVGPRAVGPAVPAGMSREATIAQLRTLLKIRAPSIPAAPRSIDRALPGDEIAHGLRYHEQWVPWAAAGDTLPLDGIGQAQVAREHVLAFDTETTGLAGGTGTRAFMIGAADWRGGGLRIRQLCITRLAAEEAMLDAFAGWLQPDTVLLSYNGKSYDRPLLSTRYRLARMADPLPALRHVDLLHPMRRRYRSVWPNCRLATAERELLGVLREDDLPGAEAPGAWLAYLRGGSASKLRRVGLHNAQDLRSLCGLLEALQDKAVEGLQLYGSHRSEIASTEGVDVRGSDANMCGSPADTANTARRQGRRKFPPTGC encoded by the coding sequence ATGACTGCGCTGGCCAGCAAGCTGGCGGGGCTGCGACGGCAGGCCGGTGCGGTGGGCGAAGCAGCGGCGCAGCCGCGCGTGGAGGCGCCGAGGGCCGTCGTGGGTCCGCGGGCGGTTGGACCCGCTGTGCCCGCGGGGATGTCGCGGGAGGCGACCATCGCGCAGCTGCGCACGCTGCTGAAGATCCGCGCGCCGTCCATTCCGGCCGCGCCGCGCAGCATCGATCGTGCGCTGCCGGGCGACGAGATCGCGCACGGCCTGCGCTATCACGAGCAATGGGTGCCCTGGGCCGCCGCGGGCGACACGCTGCCCCTGGACGGCATCGGCCAGGCGCAGGTGGCGCGCGAGCATGTCCTGGCCTTCGACACCGAGACGACCGGCCTTGCCGGCGGCACCGGCACGCGCGCGTTCATGATCGGCGCCGCCGACTGGCGCGGCGGCGGCCTGCGGATCCGCCAGCTGTGCATCACCCGGCTCGCCGCCGAGGAAGCCATGCTGGACGCCTTCGCCGGCTGGCTTCAGCCGGACACGGTCCTGCTCAGCTACAACGGCAAGAGCTACGACCGTCCGCTGCTGTCGACGCGTTACCGGCTCGCGCGCATGGCCGATCCGCTCCCGGCGCTGCGCCACGTGGATCTGCTGCACCCGATGCGCCGCCGCTACCGCAGCGTGTGGCCCAACTGCCGCCTCGCTACCGCCGAGCGTGAATTGCTCGGCGTGCTGCGCGAGGACGACCTGCCGGGGGCGGAGGCACCAGGGGCCTGGCTGGCCTATCTGCGTGGCGGCAGCGCATCGAAGCTGCGCCGCGTCGGGCTGCACAACGCGCAGGACCTGCGCAGCCTGTGCGGCCTGCTCGAAGCCCTGCAGGACAAGGCGGTTGAAGGCCTCCAGCTGTACGGAAGCCATCGATCAGAAATCGCGTCAACGGAAGGTGTTGACGTACGCGGATCCGACGCTAATATGTGCGGCTCCCCGGCGGACACGGCCAACACGGCGCGGCGGCAGGGGAGGCGGAAGTTTCCACCCACAGGGTGTTGA
- a CDS encoding ATP-dependent DNA ligase produces the protein MRRFAALYERLDRSTGTADKRRALVEYFRDAPPRDAAWALWLLSGGKIGGARAKIAATGELRTWIGEETGTPDWLVEACHHQVGDLAETLALLLDDPPVDDSLPTHARDEPSLADWIEHRLAPVANAEPELRRAVIVDAWHQLVFRERLVFNKLLTGALRVGVSQGLVQQALAELSGVDIAMIAQRMLGRWTPGAGFLETLLSPEPQPGDAALPYPFFLASPLEVDAATLGPLEEWLLEWKWDGIRLQLIRRPGEIALWSRGEERMDGRFPEIEAAAARLTRDCVIDGELLAWEPGADGPMPFSALQTRIQRLKPGPRALAAAPARVIAYDLLELDGVDLRARSLDDRRALLMDLLAPDSGTDAARIAPSPAVEASDWTHAATIREQSRELGVEGLMLKRRDSPYRHGRKRGDWWKWKVDPLSIDAVLIYAQSGSGRRSTLFTDYTFGLWDGEALVPVAKAYSGLDDAEMLRLDRWIRGHTLERFGPVRSVEAVHVFELGFEGVNRSTRHKSGIAVRFPRILRWREDKPAREADRLDALRALAR, from the coding sequence ATGCGCCGCTTCGCCGCGCTGTACGAGCGGCTCGACCGCAGCACGGGGACCGCGGACAAGCGCCGCGCCCTGGTCGAGTATTTCCGCGATGCGCCGCCGCGCGATGCCGCGTGGGCACTGTGGCTGCTGTCGGGCGGCAAGATCGGCGGCGCGCGCGCGAAGATCGCGGCCACCGGCGAGCTGCGCACCTGGATCGGCGAGGAAACCGGCACTCCCGACTGGCTGGTGGAAGCCTGCCATCACCAGGTGGGCGACCTTGCCGAAACGCTGGCGCTGCTGCTCGACGACCCGCCGGTCGATGACTCGCTGCCCACCCACGCACGTGACGAACCCAGCCTCGCCGACTGGATCGAGCACCGCCTGGCGCCGGTCGCGAATGCCGAGCCCGAGCTGCGGCGCGCGGTCATCGTGGATGCCTGGCACCAGCTCGTGTTCCGCGAGCGGCTGGTCTTCAACAAGCTGCTGACCGGCGCGCTGCGCGTCGGCGTTTCGCAGGGGCTGGTGCAGCAGGCACTGGCGGAACTGTCGGGCGTGGACATCGCGATGATCGCGCAGCGCATGCTCGGTCGCTGGACACCGGGCGCGGGATTTCTCGAAACGCTGCTGTCGCCGGAGCCACAGCCCGGTGACGCGGCGCTGCCGTACCCGTTCTTCCTCGCTTCGCCACTGGAGGTCGACGCCGCGACCCTCGGGCCGCTCGAGGAGTGGCTGCTGGAATGGAAGTGGGATGGCATCCGGCTGCAGCTGATCCGGCGCCCCGGTGAAATCGCGCTGTGGTCGCGCGGCGAGGAGCGCATGGACGGGCGCTTTCCGGAAATCGAAGCGGCCGCCGCCCGGCTGACGCGGGACTGCGTGATCGATGGCGAACTGCTGGCATGGGAGCCGGGCGCCGACGGGCCGATGCCGTTCAGCGCGCTGCAGACGCGCATCCAGCGCCTCAAGCCGGGACCCCGGGCGCTGGCCGCCGCGCCCGCGCGCGTGATCGCCTACGACCTGCTCGAGCTTGACGGGGTGGACCTGCGCGCCCGGTCGCTCGACGACCGACGTGCGCTGCTCATGGACCTGCTGGCCCCGGACTCCGGAACGGACGCGGCGAGGATCGCGCCGTCGCCCGCCGTCGAGGCCAGCGACTGGACGCACGCCGCCACGATCCGCGAGCAGTCGCGCGAGCTCGGCGTCGAGGGCCTGATGCTCAAGCGCCGCGACTCGCCCTATCGCCACGGCCGCAAGCGCGGCGACTGGTGGAAGTGGAAGGTCGATCCGCTGAGCATCGATGCGGTGCTGATCTACGCACAGTCGGGCAGCGGCAGGCGCAGCACGCTGTTCACCGATTACACCTTCGGCCTCTGGGACGGCGAGGCGCTGGTCCCGGTCGCCAAGGCCTATTCGGGCCTGGATGACGCCGAGATGCTGCGCCTGGACCGCTGGATCCGGGGGCACACCCTGGAGCGCTTCGGACCGGTGCGCTCGGTCGAGGCGGTGCACGTGTTCGAACTCGGCTTCGAAGGCGTCAACCGGTCGACCCGGCACAAGTCCGGCATCGCCGTGCGCTTCCCGCGCATCCTGCGCTGGCGCGAGGACAAGCCCGCGCGCGAGGCCGACCGGCTCGACGCGCTGCGGGCGCTGGCGCGGTGA
- a CDS encoding ligase-associated DNA damage response DEXH box helicase, whose protein sequence is MRSRRRIDAPLSAWFSAQGWRPAPFQREAWRHYLAGGSGLLVTPTGSGKTLAALGGPLLEALRLGDAPPAKRRGAAAAPRLRLLWITPLRALAVDTVRAIREPIAALDVPWTVAMRTGDASARDRRLARQGQADVLVTTPESFALALSYPDADALFAGVRAVVVDEWHELLGNKRGVLLQLCLARLRAVAPAARTWGLSATLGNLAEARDVLLPQQPDAPILAAPRPRRLTLETLIPEEGERFPWAGHLGLSQLERVATVLQRARSSLLFTNTRSQAELWHRALQSVWLDDPSTLALHHGSLDAALRAEAEAGLRDGSVRCVVATSSLDLGVDFPAVDQVLQVGSPKGMARLVQRGGRARHRPGEAGHVVCVPTHALELAEYAAARIAIDAGRIEARPPPRLSLDVLAQHCVTLALGGGFDADLLLAEVRGTHAFAHLSDGAWQAVLDFIVRGGSALEHYPDYRRVVRDEDGRWRVLDRKVAFRHRLSIGTITSDGSVQVRFAKGARLGAVEEAFVSRLRPRDRFQFAGRTLELVQLRDMTAFVRLAKKNDGSVPRWQGGRMPLSSELAAEVEAVLAQPPRSPEMRALAPLLALQARLSSLPTPDSLLAEAVKTREGWHLFLFPFAGRAVHEGLAPLLALRWARDVPNTFTWSVNDYGLVLSAQAEAWPDEALLGRMLGVHGVVDDLRASLNLAELARRQFREIARVAGLLPPSLPGRAIRSLRQLQASSSLLFDVLSRHDPGHVLLAQAEREVLEEQLEVARLRAALERCSARSLVLRRPRGLTPLAFPLWAESMRGQLSTEDWRTRVKRAAAQLEGRHVARG, encoded by the coding sequence GTGCGCAGCCGTCGCCGCATCGACGCACCGCTGAGCGCATGGTTCAGCGCCCAGGGCTGGCGTCCCGCACCGTTCCAGCGCGAGGCCTGGCGCCACTACCTTGCCGGCGGCTCCGGCCTGCTGGTCACGCCCACCGGCAGCGGCAAGACGCTCGCGGCGCTTGGTGGTCCGCTGCTCGAAGCGCTGCGCCTGGGCGACGCGCCTCCCGCGAAGCGTCGCGGTGCCGCGGCCGCGCCGCGCCTGCGGCTGCTCTGGATCACGCCGCTGCGCGCGCTCGCCGTCGACACCGTGCGCGCGATCCGCGAACCGATCGCCGCGCTCGACGTGCCGTGGACGGTCGCGATGCGCACCGGCGACGCCAGCGCGCGCGACCGGCGCCTGGCGCGGCAGGGCCAGGCCGACGTGCTGGTCACCACGCCGGAATCGTTCGCGCTGGCGCTGTCCTATCCCGATGCGGACGCGCTGTTCGCCGGCGTGCGCGCGGTGGTCGTCGACGAGTGGCACGAACTCCTGGGCAACAAGCGCGGCGTGCTGCTGCAGCTGTGCCTGGCGCGACTGCGCGCCGTCGCGCCGGCCGCGCGGACCTGGGGGCTCTCGGCCACGCTGGGCAACCTCGCCGAGGCCCGCGACGTGCTGCTGCCGCAGCAGCCGGACGCACCCATCCTGGCTGCACCCAGGCCGCGGCGGCTGACGCTGGAAACCCTCATCCCCGAGGAGGGCGAGCGCTTTCCCTGGGCAGGCCACCTCGGCCTGTCGCAGCTCGAACGCGTGGCCACGGTCCTGCAGCGCGCACGCAGCAGCCTGCTGTTCACCAACACGCGTTCGCAGGCCGAGCTGTGGCATCGGGCGCTGCAGTCGGTCTGGCTGGATGATCCGTCGACCCTCGCGCTGCACCATGGCTCGCTCGACGCCGCGCTGCGCGCCGAGGCCGAAGCCGGACTGCGCGACGGCAGCGTGCGCTGCGTGGTCGCAACCTCCAGCCTCGACCTGGGCGTCGATTTTCCCGCGGTCGACCAGGTGCTGCAGGTCGGCAGCCCGAAGGGCATGGCGCGGCTGGTGCAGCGCGGCGGTCGCGCGCGGCATCGTCCCGGCGAGGCCGGCCACGTCGTCTGCGTGCCCACGCATGCGCTGGAGCTGGCCGAGTACGCGGCCGCGCGGATCGCGATCGACGCCGGGCGCATCGAGGCGCGGCCGCCGCCGCGCCTGTCGCTCGACGTGCTGGCGCAGCATTGCGTCACCCTCGCGCTGGGCGGCGGCTTCGACGCCGACCTGCTGCTCGCGGAGGTGCGCGGAACCCATGCCTTCGCGCATCTGTCCGACGGGGCCTGGCAGGCCGTGCTCGACTTCATCGTCCGCGGCGGCAGCGCGCTCGAGCACTACCCCGACTACCGCCGCGTGGTGCGCGACGAGGACGGCCGATGGCGCGTCCTCGATCGCAAGGTCGCGTTCCGCCACCGCCTGTCGATCGGCACCATCACCAGCGACGGCAGCGTGCAGGTGCGTTTCGCCAAGGGCGCGCGGCTGGGAGCGGTGGAGGAAGCCTTCGTCTCGCGCCTGCGGCCGCGCGACCGGTTCCAGTTCGCCGGGCGCACGCTCGAGCTGGTGCAGCTGCGCGACATGACCGCCTTCGTGCGCCTGGCGAAGAAGAACGATGGCAGCGTGCCGCGCTGGCAGGGCGGGCGCATGCCGCTGTCGAGCGAGCTGGCGGCCGAAGTCGAGGCGGTGCTGGCGCAGCCGCCGCGCAGCCCGGAGATGCGCGCACTGGCGCCGCTGCTGGCGCTGCAGGCGAGACTCTCGAGCCTGCCCACGCCCGACAGCCTGCTGGCCGAAGCGGTCAAGACCCGCGAAGGCTGGCACCTGTTCCTGTTTCCCTTCGCCGGGCGTGCCGTGCACGAAGGCCTGGCGCCGCTGCTGGCGCTGCGCTGGGCGCGCGACGTGCCCAACACCTTTACCTGGTCGGTCAACGACTACGGCCTGGTGCTGAGCGCGCAGGCCGAAGCCTGGCCGGACGAAGCGCTGCTGGGCCGCATGCTTGGCGTCCACGGCGTGGTCGACGACCTGCGGGCGAGCCTCAACCTGGCCGAGCTCGCGCGCCGCCAGTTCCGCGAGATCGCGCGCGTGGCCGGCCTGCTGCCGCCCTCGCTCCCGGGCCGGGCGATCCGCTCTCTGCGCCAGCTGCAGGCCTCGAGCAGCCTGCTGTTCGACGTGCTCAGCCGGCACGACCCCGGCCACGTGCTGCTGGCGCAGGCCGAACGCGAAGTGTTGGAGGAACAGCTCGAAGTCGCGCGCCTGCGCGCCGCGCTGGAACGCTGCAGCGCCCGCAGCCTGGTGCTGCGCAGGCCACGCGGCCTGACGCCGCTGGCCTTCCCGCTGTGGGCGGAGTCTATGCGCGGCCAGCTCAGCACCGAGGACTGGCGCACCCGGGTGAAGCGGGCCGCCGCACAGCTGGAGGGACGCCATGTCGCACGCGGCTGA